A genomic region of Parus major isolate Abel chromosome 14, Parus_major1.1, whole genome shotgun sequence contains the following coding sequences:
- the COPS3 gene encoding COP9 signalosome complex subunit 3 isoform X10 encodes MQMNTNQLTSIHADLCQLCLLAKCFKPALPYLDVDMMDICKENGAYDAKHFLCYYYYGGMIYTGLKNFERALYFYEQAITTPAMAVSHIMLESYKKYILVSLILLGKVQQLPKYTSQIVGRFIKPLSNAYHELAQVYSTNKPSELRNLVNKHSETFTRDNNMGLVKQCLSSLYKKNIQRLTKTFLTLSLQDMASRVQLSGPQEAEKYVLHMIEDGEIFASINQKDGMVCFHDNPEKYNNPAMLHNIDQEMLKCIELDERLKAMDQEITVNPQFVQKSMGSQEDDSGTKPSSYS; translated from the exons ATGCAGATGAACACAAACCAGCTGACCTCAATACATGCAGATCTCTGCCAG cTCTGTTTGTTAGCAAAATGCTTTAAACCTGCCCTCCCGTATCTAGATGTGGACATGATGGATATTTGTAAAGAGAATGGGGCATATGATGCGAAGCACTTTTTATGTTACTACTACTATGGTGGGATGATATACACTGGGCTAAAGAACTTTGAAAGAGCACTCTACTTTTATGAACAG GCAATAACTACTCCAGCAATGGCAGTCAGTCATATTATGTTGGAATCATATAAAAAGTATATTCTAGTTTCTTTGATACTACTTGGTAAAGTTCAGCAGCTACCAAAATACACTTCCCAGATAGTTGGTAGATTCATTAAG CCTCTTAGCAATGCTTACCATGAATTAGCGCAAGTTTATTCAACCAATAAACCCTCGGAGCTTCGAAATCTGGTGAACAAACACAGTGAAACTTTCACAAGAGATAACAATATGGGGCTGGTTAAGCAATGCTTGTCATCCCTCTACAAAAAGAATATTCAGAGGCTAACCAAG acatttttaacATTGTCATTACAAGACATGGCAAGTCGAGTGCAGCTGTCGGGGCcccaagaagcagaaaaatacgTCCTCCACATG ATAGAAGATGGTGAAATCTTTGCAAGTATTAATCAGAAAGATGGTATGGTCTGTTTCCATGATAATCCTGAAAAATATAACAATCCAGCTATGCTTCATAACATTGATCAGGAG atgCTGAAATGTATAGAGCTCGATGAACGACTGAAAGCCATGGATCAAGAGATCACTGTGAACCCTCAGTTTGTGCAGAAG AGTATGGGCTCTCAAGAAGATGACTCAGGGACCAAACCATCCAGTTATTCTTGA
- the COPS3 gene encoding COP9 signalosome complex subunit 3 isoform X3 — protein sequence MASALEQFVNSVRQLSAQGQMTQLCELINKSGELLAKNLSHLDTVLGALDVQEHSLGVLAVLFVKFSMPSIPDFETLFSQVQLFISTCNGEHIRYATDTFAGLCHQLTNALVERKQLCLLAKCFKPALPYLDVDMMDICKENGAYDAKHFLCYYYYGGMIYTGLKNFERALYFYEQAITTPAMAVSHIMLESYKKYILVSLILLGKVQQLPKYTSQIVGRFIKPLSNAYHELAQVYSTNKPSELRNLVNKHSETFTRDNNMGLVKQCLSSLYKKNIQRLTKTFLTLSLQDMASRVQLSGPQEAEKYVLHMIEDGEIFASINQKDGMVCFHDNPEKYNNPAMLHNIDQEMLKCIELDERLKAMDQEITVNPQFVQKSMGSQEDDSGTKPSSYS from the exons ATGGCGTCGGCCCTGGAGCAGTTCGTCAACAGCGTCCGGCAGCTCTCGGCCCAGG ggcAAATGACCCAGCTTTGTGAACTGATCAATAAAAGTGGAGAGCTGCTAGCAAAAAATCTTTCTCATCTGGATACAGTGCTTGGTGCCCTGGATGTACAGGAACACTCACTAGGTGTTCTTGCTGTCTT gtTTGTGAAGTTTTCTATGCCCAGCATCCCTGACTTCGAAACGTTATTCTCACAGGTGCAGCTTTTTATCAGCACTTGCAATGGAGAACACATTAGATATGCAACAGACACTT TTGCTGGCCTGTGCCACCAGTTAACAAATGCCCTTGTGGAGAGAAAACAG cTCTGTTTGTTAGCAAAATGCTTTAAACCTGCCCTCCCGTATCTAGATGTGGACATGATGGATATTTGTAAAGAGAATGGGGCATATGATGCGAAGCACTTTTTATGTTACTACTACTATGGTGGGATGATATACACTGGGCTAAAGAACTTTGAAAGAGCACTCTACTTTTATGAACAG GCAATAACTACTCCAGCAATGGCAGTCAGTCATATTATGTTGGAATCATATAAAAAGTATATTCTAGTTTCTTTGATACTACTTGGTAAAGTTCAGCAGCTACCAAAATACACTTCCCAGATAGTTGGTAGATTCATTAAG CCTCTTAGCAATGCTTACCATGAATTAGCGCAAGTTTATTCAACCAATAAACCCTCGGAGCTTCGAAATCTGGTGAACAAACACAGTGAAACTTTCACAAGAGATAACAATATGGGGCTGGTTAAGCAATGCTTGTCATCCCTCTACAAAAAGAATATTCAGAGGCTAACCAAG acatttttaacATTGTCATTACAAGACATGGCAAGTCGAGTGCAGCTGTCGGGGCcccaagaagcagaaaaatacgTCCTCCACATG ATAGAAGATGGTGAAATCTTTGCAAGTATTAATCAGAAAGATGGTATGGTCTGTTTCCATGATAATCCTGAAAAATATAACAATCCAGCTATGCTTCATAACATTGATCAGGAG atgCTGAAATGTATAGAGCTCGATGAACGACTGAAAGCCATGGATCAAGAGATCACTGTGAACCCTCAGTTTGTGCAGAAG AGTATGGGCTCTCAAGAAGATGACTCAGGGACCAAACCATCCAGTTATTCTTGA
- the COPS3 gene encoding COP9 signalosome complex subunit 3 isoform X5 yields MASALEQFVNSVRQLSAQGQMTQLCELINKSGELLAKNLSHLDTVLGALDVQEHSLGVLAVLFVKFSMPSIPDFETLFSQVQLFISTCNGEHIRYATDTFAGLCHQLTNALVERKQPLRGISILRQAIDKMQMNTNQLTSIHADLCQAITTPAMAVSHIMLESYKKYILVSLILLGKVQQLPKYTSQIVGRFIKPLSNAYHELAQVYSTNKPSELRNLVNKHSETFTRDNNMGLVKQCLSSLYKKNIQRLTKTFLTLSLQDMASRVQLSGPQEAEKYVLHMIEDGEIFASINQKDGMVCFHDNPEKYNNPAMLHNIDQEMLKCIELDERLKAMDQEITVNPQFVQKSMGSQEDDSGTKPSSYS; encoded by the exons ATGGCGTCGGCCCTGGAGCAGTTCGTCAACAGCGTCCGGCAGCTCTCGGCCCAGG ggcAAATGACCCAGCTTTGTGAACTGATCAATAAAAGTGGAGAGCTGCTAGCAAAAAATCTTTCTCATCTGGATACAGTGCTTGGTGCCCTGGATGTACAGGAACACTCACTAGGTGTTCTTGCTGTCTT gtTTGTGAAGTTTTCTATGCCCAGCATCCCTGACTTCGAAACGTTATTCTCACAGGTGCAGCTTTTTATCAGCACTTGCAATGGAGAACACATTAGATATGCAACAGACACTT TTGCTGGCCTGTGCCACCAGTTAACAAATGCCCTTGTGGAGAGAAAACAG CCCCTGCGAGGAATTAGCATTCTCAGACAAGCCATAGACAAGATGCAGATGAACACAAACCAGCTGACCTCAATACATGCAGATCTCTGCCAG GCAATAACTACTCCAGCAATGGCAGTCAGTCATATTATGTTGGAATCATATAAAAAGTATATTCTAGTTTCTTTGATACTACTTGGTAAAGTTCAGCAGCTACCAAAATACACTTCCCAGATAGTTGGTAGATTCATTAAG CCTCTTAGCAATGCTTACCATGAATTAGCGCAAGTTTATTCAACCAATAAACCCTCGGAGCTTCGAAATCTGGTGAACAAACACAGTGAAACTTTCACAAGAGATAACAATATGGGGCTGGTTAAGCAATGCTTGTCATCCCTCTACAAAAAGAATATTCAGAGGCTAACCAAG acatttttaacATTGTCATTACAAGACATGGCAAGTCGAGTGCAGCTGTCGGGGCcccaagaagcagaaaaatacgTCCTCCACATG ATAGAAGATGGTGAAATCTTTGCAAGTATTAATCAGAAAGATGGTATGGTCTGTTTCCATGATAATCCTGAAAAATATAACAATCCAGCTATGCTTCATAACATTGATCAGGAG atgCTGAAATGTATAGAGCTCGATGAACGACTGAAAGCCATGGATCAAGAGATCACTGTGAACCCTCAGTTTGTGCAGAAG AGTATGGGCTCTCAAGAAGATGACTCAGGGACCAAACCATCCAGTTATTCTTGA
- the COPS3 gene encoding COP9 signalosome complex subunit 3 isoform X1, whose amino-acid sequence MASALEQFVNSVRQLSAQGQMTQLCELINKSGELLAKNLSHLDTVLGALDVQEHSLGVLAVLFVKFSMPSIPDFETLFSQVQLFISTCNGEHIRYATDTFAGLCHQLTNALVERKQPLRGISILRQAIDKMQMNTNQLTSIHADLCQLCLLAKCFKPALPYLDVDMMDICKENGAYDAKHFLCYYYYGGMIYTGLKNFERALYFYEQAITTPAMAVSHIMLESYKKYILVSLILLGKVQQLPKYTSQIVGRFIKPLSNAYHELAQVYSTNKPSELRNLVNKHSETFTRDNNMGLVKQCLSSLYKKNIQRLTKTFLTLSLQDMASRVQLSGPQEAEKYVLHMIEDGEIFASINQKDGMVCFHDNPEKYNNPAMLHNIDQEMLKCIELDERLKAMDQEITVNPQFVQKSMGSQEDDSGTKPSSYS is encoded by the exons ATGGCGTCGGCCCTGGAGCAGTTCGTCAACAGCGTCCGGCAGCTCTCGGCCCAGG ggcAAATGACCCAGCTTTGTGAACTGATCAATAAAAGTGGAGAGCTGCTAGCAAAAAATCTTTCTCATCTGGATACAGTGCTTGGTGCCCTGGATGTACAGGAACACTCACTAGGTGTTCTTGCTGTCTT gtTTGTGAAGTTTTCTATGCCCAGCATCCCTGACTTCGAAACGTTATTCTCACAGGTGCAGCTTTTTATCAGCACTTGCAATGGAGAACACATTAGATATGCAACAGACACTT TTGCTGGCCTGTGCCACCAGTTAACAAATGCCCTTGTGGAGAGAAAACAG CCCCTGCGAGGAATTAGCATTCTCAGACAAGCCATAGACAAGATGCAGATGAACACAAACCAGCTGACCTCAATACATGCAGATCTCTGCCAG cTCTGTTTGTTAGCAAAATGCTTTAAACCTGCCCTCCCGTATCTAGATGTGGACATGATGGATATTTGTAAAGAGAATGGGGCATATGATGCGAAGCACTTTTTATGTTACTACTACTATGGTGGGATGATATACACTGGGCTAAAGAACTTTGAAAGAGCACTCTACTTTTATGAACAG GCAATAACTACTCCAGCAATGGCAGTCAGTCATATTATGTTGGAATCATATAAAAAGTATATTCTAGTTTCTTTGATACTACTTGGTAAAGTTCAGCAGCTACCAAAATACACTTCCCAGATAGTTGGTAGATTCATTAAG CCTCTTAGCAATGCTTACCATGAATTAGCGCAAGTTTATTCAACCAATAAACCCTCGGAGCTTCGAAATCTGGTGAACAAACACAGTGAAACTTTCACAAGAGATAACAATATGGGGCTGGTTAAGCAATGCTTGTCATCCCTCTACAAAAAGAATATTCAGAGGCTAACCAAG acatttttaacATTGTCATTACAAGACATGGCAAGTCGAGTGCAGCTGTCGGGGCcccaagaagcagaaaaatacgTCCTCCACATG ATAGAAGATGGTGAAATCTTTGCAAGTATTAATCAGAAAGATGGTATGGTCTGTTTCCATGATAATCCTGAAAAATATAACAATCCAGCTATGCTTCATAACATTGATCAGGAG atgCTGAAATGTATAGAGCTCGATGAACGACTGAAAGCCATGGATCAAGAGATCACTGTGAACCCTCAGTTTGTGCAGAAG AGTATGGGCTCTCAAGAAGATGACTCAGGGACCAAACCATCCAGTTATTCTTGA
- the COPS3 gene encoding COP9 signalosome complex subunit 3 isoform X2, producing METFVKGQMTQLCELINKSGELLAKNLSHLDTVLGALDVQEHSLGVLAVLFVKFSMPSIPDFETLFSQVQLFISTCNGEHIRYATDTFAGLCHQLTNALVERKQPLRGISILRQAIDKMQMNTNQLTSIHADLCQLCLLAKCFKPALPYLDVDMMDICKENGAYDAKHFLCYYYYGGMIYTGLKNFERALYFYEQAITTPAMAVSHIMLESYKKYILVSLILLGKVQQLPKYTSQIVGRFIKPLSNAYHELAQVYSTNKPSELRNLVNKHSETFTRDNNMGLVKQCLSSLYKKNIQRLTKTFLTLSLQDMASRVQLSGPQEAEKYVLHMIEDGEIFASINQKDGMVCFHDNPEKYNNPAMLHNIDQEMLKCIELDERLKAMDQEITVNPQFVQKSMGSQEDDSGTKPSSYS from the exons ATGGAGACTTTTGTTAAGG ggcAAATGACCCAGCTTTGTGAACTGATCAATAAAAGTGGAGAGCTGCTAGCAAAAAATCTTTCTCATCTGGATACAGTGCTTGGTGCCCTGGATGTACAGGAACACTCACTAGGTGTTCTTGCTGTCTT gtTTGTGAAGTTTTCTATGCCCAGCATCCCTGACTTCGAAACGTTATTCTCACAGGTGCAGCTTTTTATCAGCACTTGCAATGGAGAACACATTAGATATGCAACAGACACTT TTGCTGGCCTGTGCCACCAGTTAACAAATGCCCTTGTGGAGAGAAAACAG CCCCTGCGAGGAATTAGCATTCTCAGACAAGCCATAGACAAGATGCAGATGAACACAAACCAGCTGACCTCAATACATGCAGATCTCTGCCAG cTCTGTTTGTTAGCAAAATGCTTTAAACCTGCCCTCCCGTATCTAGATGTGGACATGATGGATATTTGTAAAGAGAATGGGGCATATGATGCGAAGCACTTTTTATGTTACTACTACTATGGTGGGATGATATACACTGGGCTAAAGAACTTTGAAAGAGCACTCTACTTTTATGAACAG GCAATAACTACTCCAGCAATGGCAGTCAGTCATATTATGTTGGAATCATATAAAAAGTATATTCTAGTTTCTTTGATACTACTTGGTAAAGTTCAGCAGCTACCAAAATACACTTCCCAGATAGTTGGTAGATTCATTAAG CCTCTTAGCAATGCTTACCATGAATTAGCGCAAGTTTATTCAACCAATAAACCCTCGGAGCTTCGAAATCTGGTGAACAAACACAGTGAAACTTTCACAAGAGATAACAATATGGGGCTGGTTAAGCAATGCTTGTCATCCCTCTACAAAAAGAATATTCAGAGGCTAACCAAG acatttttaacATTGTCATTACAAGACATGGCAAGTCGAGTGCAGCTGTCGGGGCcccaagaagcagaaaaatacgTCCTCCACATG ATAGAAGATGGTGAAATCTTTGCAAGTATTAATCAGAAAGATGGTATGGTCTGTTTCCATGATAATCCTGAAAAATATAACAATCCAGCTATGCTTCATAACATTGATCAGGAG atgCTGAAATGTATAGAGCTCGATGAACGACTGAAAGCCATGGATCAAGAGATCACTGTGAACCCTCAGTTTGTGCAGAAG AGTATGGGCTCTCAAGAAGATGACTCAGGGACCAAACCATCCAGTTATTCTTGA
- the COPS3 gene encoding COP9 signalosome complex subunit 3 isoform X6: MPSIPDFETLFSQVQLFISTCNGEHIRYATDTFAGLCHQLTNALVERKQPLRGISILRQAIDKMQMNTNQLTSIHADLCQLCLLAKCFKPALPYLDVDMMDICKENGAYDAKHFLCYYYYGGMIYTGLKNFERALYFYEQAITTPAMAVSHIMLESYKKYILVSLILLGKVQQLPKYTSQIVGRFIKPLSNAYHELAQVYSTNKPSELRNLVNKHSETFTRDNNMGLVKQCLSSLYKKNIQRLTKTFLTLSLQDMASRVQLSGPQEAEKYVLHMIEDGEIFASINQKDGMVCFHDNPEKYNNPAMLHNIDQEMLKCIELDERLKAMDQEITVNPQFVQKSMGSQEDDSGTKPSSYS; encoded by the exons ATGCCCAGCATCCCTGACTTCGAAACGTTATTCTCACAGGTGCAGCTTTTTATCAGCACTTGCAATGGAGAACACATTAGATATGCAACAGACACTT TTGCTGGCCTGTGCCACCAGTTAACAAATGCCCTTGTGGAGAGAAAACAG CCCCTGCGAGGAATTAGCATTCTCAGACAAGCCATAGACAAGATGCAGATGAACACAAACCAGCTGACCTCAATACATGCAGATCTCTGCCAG cTCTGTTTGTTAGCAAAATGCTTTAAACCTGCCCTCCCGTATCTAGATGTGGACATGATGGATATTTGTAAAGAGAATGGGGCATATGATGCGAAGCACTTTTTATGTTACTACTACTATGGTGGGATGATATACACTGGGCTAAAGAACTTTGAAAGAGCACTCTACTTTTATGAACAG GCAATAACTACTCCAGCAATGGCAGTCAGTCATATTATGTTGGAATCATATAAAAAGTATATTCTAGTTTCTTTGATACTACTTGGTAAAGTTCAGCAGCTACCAAAATACACTTCCCAGATAGTTGGTAGATTCATTAAG CCTCTTAGCAATGCTTACCATGAATTAGCGCAAGTTTATTCAACCAATAAACCCTCGGAGCTTCGAAATCTGGTGAACAAACACAGTGAAACTTTCACAAGAGATAACAATATGGGGCTGGTTAAGCAATGCTTGTCATCCCTCTACAAAAAGAATATTCAGAGGCTAACCAAG acatttttaacATTGTCATTACAAGACATGGCAAGTCGAGTGCAGCTGTCGGGGCcccaagaagcagaaaaatacgTCCTCCACATG ATAGAAGATGGTGAAATCTTTGCAAGTATTAATCAGAAAGATGGTATGGTCTGTTTCCATGATAATCCTGAAAAATATAACAATCCAGCTATGCTTCATAACATTGATCAGGAG atgCTGAAATGTATAGAGCTCGATGAACGACTGAAAGCCATGGATCAAGAGATCACTGTGAACCCTCAGTTTGTGCAGAAG AGTATGGGCTCTCAAGAAGATGACTCAGGGACCAAACCATCCAGTTATTCTTGA
- the COPS3 gene encoding COP9 signalosome complex subunit 3 isoform X11, which translates to MASALEQFVNSVRQLSAQGQMTQLCELINKSGELLAKNLSHLDTVLGALDVQEHSLGVLAVLFVKFSMPSIPDFETLFSQVQLFISTCNGEHIRYATDTFAGLCHQLTNALVERKQPLSNAYHELAQVYSTNKPSELRNLVNKHSETFTRDNNMGLVKQCLSSLYKKNIQRLTKTFLTLSLQDMASRVQLSGPQEAEKYVLHMIEDGEIFASINQKDGMVCFHDNPEKYNNPAMLHNIDQEMLKCIELDERLKAMDQEITVNPQFVQKSMGSQEDDSGTKPSSYS; encoded by the exons ATGGCGTCGGCCCTGGAGCAGTTCGTCAACAGCGTCCGGCAGCTCTCGGCCCAGG ggcAAATGACCCAGCTTTGTGAACTGATCAATAAAAGTGGAGAGCTGCTAGCAAAAAATCTTTCTCATCTGGATACAGTGCTTGGTGCCCTGGATGTACAGGAACACTCACTAGGTGTTCTTGCTGTCTT gtTTGTGAAGTTTTCTATGCCCAGCATCCCTGACTTCGAAACGTTATTCTCACAGGTGCAGCTTTTTATCAGCACTTGCAATGGAGAACACATTAGATATGCAACAGACACTT TTGCTGGCCTGTGCCACCAGTTAACAAATGCCCTTGTGGAGAGAAAACAG CCTCTTAGCAATGCTTACCATGAATTAGCGCAAGTTTATTCAACCAATAAACCCTCGGAGCTTCGAAATCTGGTGAACAAACACAGTGAAACTTTCACAAGAGATAACAATATGGGGCTGGTTAAGCAATGCTTGTCATCCCTCTACAAAAAGAATATTCAGAGGCTAACCAAG acatttttaacATTGTCATTACAAGACATGGCAAGTCGAGTGCAGCTGTCGGGGCcccaagaagcagaaaaatacgTCCTCCACATG ATAGAAGATGGTGAAATCTTTGCAAGTATTAATCAGAAAGATGGTATGGTCTGTTTCCATGATAATCCTGAAAAATATAACAATCCAGCTATGCTTCATAACATTGATCAGGAG atgCTGAAATGTATAGAGCTCGATGAACGACTGAAAGCCATGGATCAAGAGATCACTGTGAACCCTCAGTTTGTGCAGAAG AGTATGGGCTCTCAAGAAGATGACTCAGGGACCAAACCATCCAGTTATTCTTGA
- the COPS3 gene encoding COP9 signalosome complex subunit 3 isoform X9, producing MASALEQFVNSVRQLSAQGQMTQLCELINKSGELLAKNLSHLDTVLGALDVQEHSLGVLAVLFVKFSMPSIPDFETLFSQVQLFISTCNGEHIRYATDTFAGLCHQLTNALVERKQPLRGISILRQAIDKMQMNTNQLTSIHADLCQPLSNAYHELAQVYSTNKPSELRNLVNKHSETFTRDNNMGLVKQCLSSLYKKNIQRLTKTFLTLSLQDMASRVQLSGPQEAEKYVLHMIEDGEIFASINQKDGMVCFHDNPEKYNNPAMLHNIDQEMLKCIELDERLKAMDQEITVNPQFVQKSMGSQEDDSGTKPSSYS from the exons ATGGCGTCGGCCCTGGAGCAGTTCGTCAACAGCGTCCGGCAGCTCTCGGCCCAGG ggcAAATGACCCAGCTTTGTGAACTGATCAATAAAAGTGGAGAGCTGCTAGCAAAAAATCTTTCTCATCTGGATACAGTGCTTGGTGCCCTGGATGTACAGGAACACTCACTAGGTGTTCTTGCTGTCTT gtTTGTGAAGTTTTCTATGCCCAGCATCCCTGACTTCGAAACGTTATTCTCACAGGTGCAGCTTTTTATCAGCACTTGCAATGGAGAACACATTAGATATGCAACAGACACTT TTGCTGGCCTGTGCCACCAGTTAACAAATGCCCTTGTGGAGAGAAAACAG CCCCTGCGAGGAATTAGCATTCTCAGACAAGCCATAGACAAGATGCAGATGAACACAAACCAGCTGACCTCAATACATGCAGATCTCTGCCAG CCTCTTAGCAATGCTTACCATGAATTAGCGCAAGTTTATTCAACCAATAAACCCTCGGAGCTTCGAAATCTGGTGAACAAACACAGTGAAACTTTCACAAGAGATAACAATATGGGGCTGGTTAAGCAATGCTTGTCATCCCTCTACAAAAAGAATATTCAGAGGCTAACCAAG acatttttaacATTGTCATTACAAGACATGGCAAGTCGAGTGCAGCTGTCGGGGCcccaagaagcagaaaaatacgTCCTCCACATG ATAGAAGATGGTGAAATCTTTGCAAGTATTAATCAGAAAGATGGTATGGTCTGTTTCCATGATAATCCTGAAAAATATAACAATCCAGCTATGCTTCATAACATTGATCAGGAG atgCTGAAATGTATAGAGCTCGATGAACGACTGAAAGCCATGGATCAAGAGATCACTGTGAACCCTCAGTTTGTGCAGAAG AGTATGGGCTCTCAAGAAGATGACTCAGGGACCAAACCATCCAGTTATTCTTGA
- the COPS3 gene encoding COP9 signalosome complex subunit 3 isoform X4: MASALEQFVNSVRQLSAQGQMTQLCELINKSGELLAKNLSHLDTVLGALDVQEHSLGVLAVLFVKFSMPSIPDFETLFSQVQLFISTCNGEHIRYATDTFAGLCHQLTNALVERKQPLRGISILRQAIDKMQMNTNQLTSIHADLCQLCLLAKCFKPALPYLDVDMMDICKENGAYDAKHFLCYYYYGGMIYTGLKNFERALYFYEQPLSNAYHELAQVYSTNKPSELRNLVNKHSETFTRDNNMGLVKQCLSSLYKKNIQRLTKTFLTLSLQDMASRVQLSGPQEAEKYVLHMIEDGEIFASINQKDGMVCFHDNPEKYNNPAMLHNIDQEMLKCIELDERLKAMDQEITVNPQFVQKSMGSQEDDSGTKPSSYS, from the exons ATGGCGTCGGCCCTGGAGCAGTTCGTCAACAGCGTCCGGCAGCTCTCGGCCCAGG ggcAAATGACCCAGCTTTGTGAACTGATCAATAAAAGTGGAGAGCTGCTAGCAAAAAATCTTTCTCATCTGGATACAGTGCTTGGTGCCCTGGATGTACAGGAACACTCACTAGGTGTTCTTGCTGTCTT gtTTGTGAAGTTTTCTATGCCCAGCATCCCTGACTTCGAAACGTTATTCTCACAGGTGCAGCTTTTTATCAGCACTTGCAATGGAGAACACATTAGATATGCAACAGACACTT TTGCTGGCCTGTGCCACCAGTTAACAAATGCCCTTGTGGAGAGAAAACAG CCCCTGCGAGGAATTAGCATTCTCAGACAAGCCATAGACAAGATGCAGATGAACACAAACCAGCTGACCTCAATACATGCAGATCTCTGCCAG cTCTGTTTGTTAGCAAAATGCTTTAAACCTGCCCTCCCGTATCTAGATGTGGACATGATGGATATTTGTAAAGAGAATGGGGCATATGATGCGAAGCACTTTTTATGTTACTACTACTATGGTGGGATGATATACACTGGGCTAAAGAACTTTGAAAGAGCACTCTACTTTTATGAACAG CCTCTTAGCAATGCTTACCATGAATTAGCGCAAGTTTATTCAACCAATAAACCCTCGGAGCTTCGAAATCTGGTGAACAAACACAGTGAAACTTTCACAAGAGATAACAATATGGGGCTGGTTAAGCAATGCTTGTCATCCCTCTACAAAAAGAATATTCAGAGGCTAACCAAG acatttttaacATTGTCATTACAAGACATGGCAAGTCGAGTGCAGCTGTCGGGGCcccaagaagcagaaaaatacgTCCTCCACATG ATAGAAGATGGTGAAATCTTTGCAAGTATTAATCAGAAAGATGGTATGGTCTGTTTCCATGATAATCCTGAAAAATATAACAATCCAGCTATGCTTCATAACATTGATCAGGAG atgCTGAAATGTATAGAGCTCGATGAACGACTGAAAGCCATGGATCAAGAGATCACTGTGAACCCTCAGTTTGTGCAGAAG AGTATGGGCTCTCAAGAAGATGACTCAGGGACCAAACCATCCAGTTATTCTTGA